Part of the Streptococcus ilei genome is shown below.
GACAAAGATGAAAGAAAAGTCCGTAAAGAGGATCTGTTGAGGACCGATTCCGATGAAGCTCAAGAATTGGTTAATAGATCCCCCTTGACCAAAGATCCCGATAAAGGCATAAGCCTTGAGCAAGAGGTTAACCCAGGTCGGAAGGACGATGAGCATGAGCCAGAGCTGACGATGCTTGAGCTGGGTCAAAAAATAAGCTGTCGGGTAAGAAATCAAGAGCGTCACAAAGGTAACGATCCCAGCATAGAGAATGGAGTTGAAGCTCATCTTGAGGTAGGTCCAATTCTGCGCTGTAAAAAAGGTTTGGTAATTCTCTAAGGAACCCTGTCCCTGGACATTAACAAAGGATTGCCAAATAATCAAGGCTACAGGAGCCAAGACAAAGAGGAGGATCCAGAGAAAATAGGGAACCACAAAGAGGTTAGAGGTTGTTTTCTTCATCTCTTTCCTCCTCGATGGCATTGATCAATCCGGCTTCTTGCTCTTCCACTTCTACGTACTCTTCGATCCGTGCATCGAACTCTTCTTCCGTTTCATTGAGACGCATGACGTGGATATCTTCTGGTTCAAAGTCCAGACCGATTTCTTCACCTACGATTGCCTTACGCGTTGAGTGAATCATCCACTCATTGCCCAATTCATCATAGGCGATGATCTCATAGTGTACCCCACGGAAAAGTTGGGTATCCACTTTCACCTGGAGCTTGCCTTCTTCGGGCAGTGTGATTTGCAAATCTTCAGGGCGAATAACGACTTCGACCGGTTCGTTTGGTCTCATCCCTCCATCGACTGACTCAAAGCGTTTACCGTTGAATTCTACTAGGTAGTCTTCGATCATGATCCCTGGAAGGATGTTGGACTCACCGATAAAGGTCGCAACGAAATGGTTGATCGGCTCATCGTAGATATCGACTGGTGTTCCTGATTGGACAATTTCTCCTTCGTTCATGACGAAGATCCAGTCACTCATAGCTAGCGCTTCTTCCTGGTCATGGGTAACAAAAACAAAGGTAATACCCAAGCGTTGTTGCAATTCACGAAGCTCATACTGCATATCTGTCCGCAACTTCAAGTCAAGGGCAGACAAGGGCTCATCCAAGAGGACTACTCGCGGTTCATTGATAATCGCCCGTGCAATAGCCACCCGCTGGCGTTGACCACCAGAAAGTTTCTGGATGGAGCGTTTCTCAAATCCTCCTAATTGCACCATCTTAAGGACTTCAGTCACTCGTCTTTGAATTTCCGCCTTGTCTAGCTTCTTCAAACGAAGAGGGAAGGCAACATTCTCAAACACATTCATGTGTGGGAAAAGGGCATAGGACTGGAAGACGGTATGGACATCCCGTTTGTTAGTCGGTAAATCATTGATCCGAACACCATCCAAGAGGACATCCCCTGTCGAAGCGTCTAACAAACCGGCAATAATGTTCAAAATCGTCGATTTACCAGATCCTGAAGCACCGAGGAGGGTATAGAATTTCCCTTCTTCCAACTCAAAGTTGATATCTTTGAGAACCACTGTATCGCTGTCTTCAAATACTTTTGAGACATTTCTAAACTCAATAATTGGTTTTTTCAATTCACATAAATTCCTTCTTTTTCATGCGTTTCCATCTGAGACCAACCACTAGTCTCATAGGCTGACGAGAATACCCGTCAGGCCACCAACACCTCTCGGGGACTTATAAGACTGCCCCACCTATTTTCAGTATCGATAGGCACTCACCCCCCTTCTAAAGTAGGAAGGGTCTACCCAAGAGTAGCCCCTATTCCATCTCGAACCGTTAATCTCTCCCAATAATACGGACTTCCCGCTCTAAGGTCACCCCAGCCGATTTTTCAACTGTCGCGATGACATGAGCAATCAAGTCTTCATAATCTTTGGCAGTCCCATGATCGACATTGATCATAAAGCCAGCATGCTTTTCAGAAACTTCTACACCACCAATCCGGTATCCCTTTAATCCTGCCTCACTGATCAACTGTCCTGCAAAGTGACCGACTGGACGTTTGAAAACAGAGCCACAAGACGGGTATTCGAGAGGTTGTTTCAGCTCTCGCAAATGAGTCAAGCGCGCCATTTCTTGATTGATCTGATCATAGTTGCCAGGTGCTAAGGCAAACTTAGCCGAAATCACCACATCTCCTGTCTCTTGGATCTTGGAGTGGCGATAACCAAAGGCCAAATCACTTGCGGATAGGGTTTTTATTTCACCCTCTGGCGTCAAGACCTTACAAGATTGGAGAATATGGGCAATCTCGCCACCATAGGCACCAGCATTCATGTAAACAGCACCCCCAATGCTACCAGGAATCCCACAAGCAAATTCAAAGCCTGTCAAGCTATGGTAGCGGGCTACGTGAGTCACATCGATCAGCTTAGCACCTGCCTCTGCTTCAATCACGTACCCATTGACCCGGACATCATGGAAATGATCAAACATGATCACAAAGCCTTCAATCCCACCGTCACGGACGATAATATTCGAAGAATTCCCCAAGACCATCCATGGAATTTCATGAGCATTGGCAAAGGTGACAATTCGTTTTAATTCATATTGATTGCGAGGAAAGGCCAAATAGTCTGCAGCCCCTCCAACCTTGGTATAGGTATATTGTTTGAGTGGCTCATTGAACAAAATCTCAATGCCAGCCAACTCCTCTTTGATTTGCTTTACGATTTCCATCTCACAACTCTCTTCTATACATTATCTTATCCATTATAACAAAAACCAGCCCACTTTTCGACCCAGAAGTAAAAAAAACAGAAACAGCCAAAAGACCGATTCTGTTTTAATTTTTTTTAAACAAGGGTTTATTAAATTAGCCAATCTTACGCGCAATGCCACGTGTTTCTTGAGTGGACAAGGCTGAGCCAATGGCAACCCCACCCCCAATAATGGTAAAGACTGCCAACATAAAGAAGTTAAAGAAGTATTTATCAGGTGCTTCACCATTTAGAACAAGGGAATTGATCAAATCAAATCCATCACTAAAGTCGAGTCCAAGCTGTTTAACTGCTTCTAAGGCATAGTCAAATTGGTGAACGAGAACAACAGTCACCAACAAGAGGATACTAGAAATAACTGCACCAAGTTTGCTAAATTTCTTCCCTAAGATCTCATAGCCTTTGACAACACAGATCCCAAGGATGAAACCAGCATAAAAAGCTACGTAGCCGAGACGGGCAATAAAAAGAGTCACAGCTCCTCCGATAATGGCACCAATAAAGGCACCGACTGTTCCAAGAAGGACATTTTCTTTCTGACTATTATATGAATCTGTTTCAATTTTTAGTTGGGAACTCACAATTTGATAGTTTTCTTCATTCATCAAGAAGAGGGAATCTCCAATCTGGTAGAGACCAACCGGACCTTTTTCACCAGAGTAGCCACATACAGTGTAGAAACCATTGGTTTGTAAAAATTGCAGGATTTCTGTTAGGGCTTGGTGAATGTTCTCAATCGTTTTTGCCTTGGTCATCCCAGCTTTTACAGTGAAAGTTGTGACATATTGGTTGAGGCTAACGCTCTTCAGAACAGAAGATTCTTTCACCATTTGCTGCAGTTGAGCCGCTGCTTCTTCCGCATCATCACGAGAAACAGAAAGAGCAATGCTGAAGACATTTTTTGTGTCTGTTTCTCTCATTAAGAAGAAATACCCAGAGTTCTCACCATAAATAGATGAGGTCTGAGGATCAAACTGGAATCCAAGTTCCGTAGCAAGTTGATGACGTTCAAAGTCTTTCATTAGAATTACAATCTCCTTTACATTTCTATCTATCTTTTGAATAAATGTTTATTATCCTAAAATAATTTGATAGACAAATGATTTATAAAACTATTTTATCATAGATAAATAAAATTAGATAGACTAATTTAGCCTATCTAATCATTTTTTTCTTTGAATCAAGATTCACTAAGCTTCTACCTTCACACCAGTTGTGTCAATCTTTAATGAGAAAACCTGACCATTTAAGGCCTTAGACTCCAAGCCTTTGGCAAAGGCTTCTGCATGTTCAACTGGGAGCAAGGTCATAATGGTTGGACCTGCACCAGAAAGGTAAGTCGCATAAGCTTCATGTTGATGCGCAAGTTCTTTCACCTGAGGGAACTCTGCAACTAGTTGTTGACGGTAGCGCTCATGGAAGCGATCCGCTTCGATAGCTTTTCCTGCAACTCTTAAGTCTCCCTTAGCAAGGGCAGCAATGGCCACGTTTGCAATGGAACTAGCTGCCACAGCTTCCTTATAAGTCCACTCACTCGGAAGGACATTTCGGCTATCGCTGGTCTTGAGCTCGTAATTCGGAACAAAGGCCACTAGTGCACACTCAGGAAATGGAAGAACCAAATGATGGGTCTCCTGATCCACATAGCTTGCTACGACCAGATTTCCAAAAATAGCTGGCGCTACATTATCCGGATGACCTTCGATTTTTGTCGCGATCTCTAGTTTATCTTCATCGCTAAGACATAAGTTGCCCAGTTGATTAGCCAACTCAATCCCCGCTACAATAACAGAGCTAGAGGAACCAAGACCACGCGCCAAAGGCACTTCACTAGTCATCTTGAGACGATGAGGAGGCAAATCGGATGCGACTTGGAGAGCAGTTTGAAGCAAGAGATTCTCTTCATCGCTTGGAATCTCCTCTCCTAAATCATGTTCAATCCACCAGTTTTCTTGCGCTTCTAGCACATCAATGGTCAAATACTTAGAAACAGCGATCCCAACAGAATCAAATCCTGGCCCTACATTGGCACTAGTCGCTGGTACTGTAATTCTCATCTCATTCTCCCAATACTTTAAAGGTATTCATAAGTTTGAAATTCGGCTCTGAATCCAGTTTTTCAACCAAGTTCTTGAATTGCGTCTGGTTGACTTGGTGGGTAATGATAACCACACTTGCAAATTGACCATCTGAGTCTTCTTGAAGGATTTGCTTGAAGGAAGCTCCTTCTGCATTAAAGATTTCCGCAATACGTAAGATTTGACCAGTCGCATCTGGTGCCTTGATTGAGAAGTAATAATTGTTCTTCACATCTTCAGGCTTAGCCAATTGAAGCGGGCGGCTGTATTCGTTGAAGGCTTTACCGATTGTTCCTTCATTCAAACGACGAACAATGCGAACGATGTCAGCTACAACACTAGTCGCAGTTGGTTTTTGACCTGCCCCTGGTCCATAGTACATAGACTCACCAATCCCGATCGATTCCACATAGACCGCATTCATGACGTCGTTCACGCTAGCAAGTGGATGTTCTTTAGGAAGGAAGGTTGGTGTCACTTCTGCTGCAATCCCTGACTTTGTTTCAACAATCGAGCCGACCAACTTGATCACATAACCAAGGCTTTGGGCTACTGAGACATCTTGAGGAGTGATTTGGCTGATCCCTTTGTGCCCTACTTGGTCAAATTGGATGTTCATCCCAAAGGCAAATTGGCTCAAAATCACCATCTTATAAGCTGCATCAATTCCTTCAACGTCATTGGTCGGGTCACTTTCAGCGTAACCAAGTCGTTGTGCTTCTGCTAAAGCATCTTCATAAGTCCAGCCTTCTTCGACCATTTTGGTCATCATAAAGTTAGAAGTACCATTGACCACACCGAGAACTTTGGTCACCTTGTCAGAAGCCAAGGAATTCACCAAGGTCCGAAGGATTGGAATTCCACCCGCTACGGCAGCTTCATAATAAAGGGCTACTTGGTGTTCTTTTGCAATCTCCAGCAACTCACTTCCATGAACCGCAAGAAGGTCTTTGTTGGCAGAGACCACATGCTTACCTGCTTCCAATGCACGGGTGATAAAGGTCTTCGCTGGCTCGATACGCCCCATCAATTCAACCACGATGGCAATCTCTTTATCTTCAATAATCTCATCGACATTGGTCACAAAGTTGTAGTCATGACCTGCCGCTTGCAAGCTTTGCTTTTCCGCATCGTCGCGAACCAAGACCTTAGCGATCTCAATTTCATCCTGAGCGGCCTGACTGATCTTTTCATGATTTTCTTTTAATAAAAATGGTACGCCACTAGCAACTGTACCAAATCCTAGTAAGGCAATTTTAACAGACATATTGGTCTCCTTAAAAATCTAATATATTCCATTATATCAAAAACTAGGGCCTTCTGACTAGTTCTATGGTTCTCTTCCTCTAGAAGAACACTTCTCACCCAGATTAAAATCTTCTCATCAAACCAACTAGCATTCCATGCCTTCAAAAATAGCCTAGATCTCCTGAAATTTTAAGCCATTTGTAACTTTGTCTTTAAGAGATTTCATGACCCTATGATATAATGATATTGATAAAGAAAGGGGTCTCTATGAATCACCGAAAAAGACGTGTCCCAAAGAAAATACGATTACTACTGATTTTAAATGCTTTTCTTCTGTCTTGCATATTCTTTTTAGGGTTCCTCCTATTGAAACAGGGGACTATTGCTGACAAGCAAGAAACAAATACAAGTCAGACGATGAGCCAGCAAGGGTCTACTACCAAATGGGTAAAACAAGAGCAACCTGTAAAAATCCCGATTCTCATGTACCACGCTGTTCACACGATGGCCCCTTCGGAAGAGGCCAATGCCAACCTCATTGTAGCACCAGAAACCTTCGAGAGTCATCTCAAAGCCTTAAAAGAGGCCGGTTACTACACCCTGACGCCCGAAGAAGCTTATCGCGCCCTTACAAAAAATGAACTGCCTGAAGGTGGCAAAGTCGTTTGGTTGACGTTTGATGATGGAGTTGCAGACTTTTATACCATCGTCTATCCACTCCTAAAAAAATACCAAATGACCGCAACCAATAATATCATTACTTCATTTTCTGAAAAGGAAAAACCGAGTGTTTTAACCTTCGATCAAATCAAAGAAATGAAAGCACAAGGCCTTACTTTTGAGAGCCATACGGTATCCCACCCAGATTTGGCCCAATCAGATACTGCCACTCAAAAGGCTGAACTTGCCAATTCAAAACAAGTATTAGATAAGAAACTCGATCAAACCACTACCACCATTGTCTACCCCGCTGGTCGCTACTCTGAGGTCACCATGGATCTAGCAAAAACCAATGGCTACAAAATGGGCTTGACAACCAACAATGGACTAGCTAGTTTAGATGATGGCCTCTACTCACTAAAACGTCTGCGGATCTTGCCAACTACGACAGCAGAAAACCTACTTGCAGAAATGCAAACCAATCCATAAGCATACAAAAAGCACGAGTCCGAGCGACTCGTGCTTTCTTTCTCCATAAAGGAGGCTTTTACTTAGACTTGATGTAGTTCACACCATCTGCTTTTGGTGCAACCGACTTACCAAAGAAGGCTGCTAGGACGATGATGGTCAATACATACGGCGCAATACGGAGGTAGACTCCTGGAATATGGGCAAGGAAAGGAATCTGCGTAGACACAACCGCCAAGGCTTGTGAAAGACCAAAGAATAGACTGGATAACATGGCACCGATTGGGTTCCATTTACCAAAGATCATAGCCGCTAGGGCGATAAATCCAGGTCCCACAATTGTAGTTGCTGAGAAATTGACAGATGCAGATTGTGCATACAAGGCACCCCCAACTCCTCCTAAAAATCCAGAGATGAGCACACCATAGTAACGCATGAGGTAAACATTAATCCCAAGGGTATCCGCAGCTTGTGGATGTTCACCAACTGAGCGAAGGCGAAGACCAAACTTCGTTTTAAACATGATAAACCAGGCTACAAATGAAAATCCAATCGCGACATATCCCATTAAGCTTGTATTCTTGAAGAAGATATCTCCAATAACAGGGATATCAGACAAGAAAGGAAAATCAAATTTACCAAATGACAAATCGATATTGTTGGTTTGACCTTTTCCGTAGATTGCTTTTACCAAGAAGACAGCTAAGGCAGGAGCCAACAAGTTCAATACCGTACCACTCACCACGTGGTCAGCACGGAAGTTGATAGTAGCTACAGCATGGATAGCAGAGAAAATAAGACCAACCAAACCACCTGCAAGGAGAGATAGCCAGATTGTCATGCCACCAAGAGAGTCAGCAAAAGTCAAGTTAAACACGACTCCTGTGAAAGCTCCCATAACCATGATACCTTCCAAACCGACATTAACGACACCAGCATGTTCGGAGTAGGCTCCTCCGATACTAGTGAAAATGAGGGGAGCAGCATAGACCAGCATATTCGATACAAGAATCGTTAGTATAGCAACAGTATTCATCCTTACTCTACTCCTTTCATTTGTTTTTTAGGCTTGATGTATTTTTCGATAATGTAATGAGCACTTACAAAGAAGATAATCGAAGCTGTCACAATATTGACAAGTTCTGGCGGAATAGTCGCTGTGGTCATACCTGGCGCACCTGTTTGCAGGGTACCAAGCAAGAAGGCTGCAAAGACAATCCCGATAGGAGAATTGCTAGCAAGGAGAGCCACCGCCATACCATTAAATCCAATAGCCAAGGAACCAGGTTGAACATAAATGTTCTGGAAGGTACCAATCCCTTCCACTGCTCCACCGATCCCACAGAGGGCTCCTGAAATCACCATAGAAAGAATGATGATTCGTTTAGCTGACATCCCTGCATAATCTGAAGCATTTGGGTTGAGACCAACGGAACGGATTTCAAAACCAAGTGTTGTTTTCTTAATAATGAACCAAACCACTGCAACAGCAATCAAAGCGATAAAGATACCGATATTCATCCGTGACTTGGTTAATTCAGTCAGAAAACCTAGTCGATAACTTGCATTTGCCCCTACTGTGATACTGGATTCAGAATCGACCATGAACTTTTTAGGGAAGTTCCGGATGATTTCATTTCCAGCAAACAGGACGATGTAGTTCATCATAATGGTAACGATGACTTCACTCGTTCCCAAAAATGCTCGCAAGATACCAGGAATCAAACCAACGAAACCACCTGCAATTGCAGCCACAAGGACTGTTAAAGGAATCATTAAGATACGAGGGATATCTGGGAAAGATAAAGCGAACCATACTGCCGCAATCCACCCAGCCAAGGCCTGTCCTGGTAAGCCAACATTGAAAAAACCAGCCCGGCTAGCTACTGCAAATCCGAGAGCGATCAAAACCAGTGGTCCCATGGCACGGAAAATTTCACCCACATTTTTAATAGAACCAAAAGCTGTCTTGAAGAGTTCTTCATAACCCCAAAGGGCATCATAACCAAAGATCCACATGATGATGGCTCCGAGGATGATTCCTAGGATTACAGAAATAAAAGGAATAGCAATTTGTCTTGTGTTTTTATTCATTTGAAGCCTCCTTGATTTCTCCACCAGCCATTAGAATACCAAGCTCTTGTTTGTTGGTCTCAGATGGCTTCACAATACCTTGGATTTTTCCATCATGAATAACAGCAATCCGATCTGATAGGTTTAGAATTTCATCTAATTCGAAGCTGACAACGAGGACGGCTTTTCCTTTATCACGTTCAGCAATCAAACGTTTATGGATGTACTCAATCGCACCAACGTCCAATCCACGTGTCGGTTGGCTAACGATTAACAAATCTGGATTCCGATCAACTTCACGAGCAATAATGGCCTTTTGTTGATTTCCTCCTGATAGAGCACTTGCTGGAACAATCTCGTTGGCTGCACGAACATCAAATTCTTCCATCAACTTGCGGGCATATGAATTAATTTGATTGTAATTCAACACACCGTTTTTGCTAAGTGGTTCTTTGTAGTAAGTTTGAAGTGCGATATTTTCAGAAAGCATCATTTCGAGAACAAGACCATCACGATGACGATCCTCAGGAACGTGGCTGACATTCATTTCAGTAATCTTACGTGGGGAAAAGCCAACAACTTCTTGTCCTTTAATTTTAATACTGCCTGATTTGACTTTGCGCAGTCCAGTAATAGCCTGAATCAATTCACTCTGACCATTACCATCAATCCCTGCAATCCCTACAATTTCGCCTGCACGAACATCAAGAGATAGTTCTTTGACTGCAGGAACTCCACGGTTTTCATTCACGACTAAGTCAGAAATTTGAAGAACCACTTCTTTCGGTTGCGCTTCTTCCTTTTCTGTTACGAAAGAAACCGAGCGCCCAACCATCATCTCTGCCAAATCTTTATTGGTAGCACCTTCGATGCTAACGGTTTGAATGGATTTCCCACGACGAATAACTGTGACACGGTCCGCAACCGCACGAATTTCGTCCAGTTTGTGGGTGATGAGGATGATAGATTTCCCTTCTTTAACAAGGGCTTTCATGATATCCATCAACTCCAAAATTTCAGCAGGAGTTAGCACCGCTGTGGGCTCGTCGAAAATCAGAATATCAGCTCCGCGATAGAGTGTCTTCAAGATTTCTACACGTTGTTGAGCACCAACAGAAATATCTTCAACTTTTGCTGTAGGATCCACAGCCAAGCCGTAGCGTTCTGACAACTCAAGGATATCTGCATTAGCCTTTTTCAAATCTAATACACCTTTATTCGTTACTTCGCTACCAAGAATGATATTTTCTGCAACAGTGAAAGCTTCTACCAACATGAAGTGCTGGTGAACCATCCCGATCCCTAGAGAAGCAGCCTTTGAAGGAGAATCTAATTTTTCAGACTTCCCATTGACCACAATTTCTCCGCTCGTTGGTTCCAAAAGACCAGCCAACATATTCATCAGGGTTGATTTCCCAGCTCCATTTTCACCAAGAAGTGCATGAATTTCACCTTTACGCAATTCGAGGTTGATTTTGTCGTTTGCGACAAATTCACCAAAGATTTTGGTAATTTCACGCATCTCAATGACGTTTTCGTGTGCCATTCGAATATTCCTTTCTAGAAAACTATATTTTATTTCAGTAGGACCTGCTAAACGAGTTAGTAAGTTCTATTGAGACAAAATGTCCCAACACCTCATAAAAAAGCGACCCAAGAAGGATGGATCGCTTCCGGAAGGTTTTATTTCTCAGGTGCTTTTACACTACCATCGATAATTTGTTTTTTAGCATCTTCTACTGCTTTTTTAGCATCTTCAGAAAGATTAGAAGTTGTCAAATCAACACCACCATCTTTCAAACCAAATGTGATCACTTTTCCACCTGGGAATTTGCCATCAGCAGTTTGAGTTGCGATTTCTTGAACAGTTTTACCAACTTGTTTTAAAGTTGAAGCCAATACGAAGTTAGATTCTTTACCATCTTTTGAAGTGTATTTACCTTCGTCAACTTGGTCACGGTCTACACCAAGAACCCAAACTTTTTCGTCTTCATTTTTCTTCTCGTTCAAGTCTTTTGCTTCCTTGAAGACACCAGCTCCTGTACCACCAGCAGCTTGGTAAATAACGTCAGCTCCTGCAGCGTATTGTGTCGCTGCAATAGTTCTTCCTTTTTCAGGGTTGTTGAAGTCTTCAGCATATTGTACGTCTACTGAAATGTCTTTGTTTACAGACTTCACGCCTGCTTCAAATCCTTTTTCGAAACGAGTGATAACTTCACCACGTGCTCCACCGATGAAACCAACTTTGTTAGTCTTAGTTGTTTTGGCAGCAGCAACCCCTGCAAGGTAAGCAGCTTCATTATCCGCAAAAACAGCAGATGCTACGTTCTTTTTATCTCCTACAACAGAGTCAATGATAACGTAGTTGATATCAGCATTTTCATCTGCAGCAGCTGTAACAGCTGGAGCAAGTTTGTAACCAACACCGTAAACTAATTTGTAGCCGTTTGTAGCAGCTTGGCTAAAGTTATTTGCAAAATCTGCTTCACTTGTAGATTGGAAATAAGTGAATCCGTTATCTTTAGAAAGACCGTTTTCTTTCCCCCAAGCTTGTAGACCTTCCCATGCAGATTGGTTAAATGATTTATCATCAACACCACCTGTGTCAGTAACGATAGCAGCTTTTAAATCAGTTTTTGCATCTGAAGAATCTTTGCGAGACGCACGATTTCCACATGCAGCAAGTCCGATTGCAGCGACAGTTACTAGACCTAGGCCTAACCATTGTTTCTTGTTCATTTCTGAACCTCCTAAATAAGATATGCAACTAAGTTGCGGATTAATGAAAGGGTCAATAGACCGCCTTTACAGATGTTACTAGGTAAGATCTGTAAAGGAATATGGAAGCAATTCCTTGACCGTCATCACGACCGTCGATTTATCTTTGGCTACCAGAGTAACCGGTAGGTCTGGCTCGAAAAATTCAGCCATCACCTGGCGACAAGCACCACAGGGTGAAACTGGTTTTTCCGTCTGACCATAAATAATTAATTCCTTAAATGAACGCTCCCCTTCTGAAACAGCCTTAAAGATGGCTGTCCGCTCGCCACAATTGGTCAAGCCGAAGCTAGCATTTTCAACATTGACGCCTGTATAAAGCTTTCCATCATCTGTCACAAGGACAGCCCCGATTGGAAAATGAGAATAAGGTACATAAGCATTCTCACTTGTTTTTACAGCTAGGTCAATCAACTCAGTAGTCGCCATGGGCTACTTCTCCCTTCATAATGGCTACTCCAGAGGAAGTACCAATTCGGTTAGCACCCGCTTGGATCATAGCTTGAGCATCCTCATAGCTACGAGTCCCACCAGATGCTTTTACTCCCATATCAGGTCCCACAACCTGGCGCATGAGAGCCACATCCTCAACAGTTGCCCCACCAGTAGAAAATCCAGTCGAAGTTTTGACAAAGTCAGCTCCCGCCAATTTAGCGATCTGGCAAGCTACTACTTTTTCAGTTTCGGTCAATAAGCAGGTTTCGATGATCACTTTTACCAAGTGATCCCCACTTGCATCCACAACAGACTGAATATCCTCTTCTACTAACGTAAGGTTTTTGGATTTCAAGGCACCGATATTGATGACCATATCGATCTCATCGGCTCCATTTTGAATGGCATTTTGAGTTTCAAATGCTTTAACAGCTGGTGTGTTCGCGCCAAGAGGAAAACCAATCACTGTACACACTTTTACATCTGAATCCCGAAGTCCTTCAACTGCGAAGTTGACCCATGTTGGTTGCACACAAACACTCGCAAAATCATATTCTTTCGCTTCTTCGATCAAAGCCTCGATTTGTTCTTGCTGTGCATCCGGTTTTAATAGTGTGTGGTCTATGTATTTGTTTAATTTCATTAATGAATCTCCCCTAAACGAATTACGATACGATTTCAATAATTTCTGAAACGCTTACAACCTTGTCTAGTATTTTAACATTTTTTTGGAATTCTGCAATGTTTTTTTGACAAATTTCTAAGTTTGTATAAATAGTTGCAACAAGATCCCCTTTTTGAACAGGATCCCCGACTTTCTTAGCAAAAACAATCCCTGACTCATAGTCTAAAACATCTGATTTAACCGCTCTTCCAGCCCCCAGACGCATTGCGAAGAGTCCGTGTTCCATAGCAGGCAATGCTGCAATATAGCCATCCGCTTCTGCATAGACAGGTACTTGTTCTTTTACCTGAGCTGGACGGTATAGATCTTCCAAATCTCCACCTTGAGCAAGGACCATTTCCTCAAACTTCTTCAGAGCTTTGCCAGCTGTCAGATGTTGTTTGATTTCTTCCAAGCTAGCCGTCACCCCACCAAGCTCCAACATAATTTGAGCCAATTCGCAAATGAAGTGGGTCACGTCTTCTCTACCTTTGCCTTGAAGAATATCTAAGGCTTCAAGAATTTCCAAACGGTTCCCAATGCTGGTTCCCAAAGGCTGGCTCATATCCGTCAAGACAGCAATAGTCTTGCGACCGACAGCATTTCCAAGATCCACCATGGTGCGGGCCAGTTCACGCGCTTC
Proteins encoded:
- the deoC gene encoding deoxyribose-phosphate aldolase; translated protein: MKLNKYIDHTLLKPDAQQEQIEALIEEAKEYDFASVCVQPTWVNFAVEGLRDSDVKVCTVIGFPLGANTPAVKAFETQNAIQNGADEIDMVINIGALKSKNLTLVEEDIQSVVDASGDHLVKVIIETCLLTETEKVVACQIAKLAGADFVKTSTGFSTGGATVEDVALMRQVVGPDMGVKASGGTRSYEDAQAMIQAGANRIGTSSGVAIMKGEVAHGDY
- a CDS encoding pyrimidine-nucleoside phosphorylase, coding for MRAVDIIQKKRDGIELSKEEIHWLIEGYVAGTVPDYQMAAFAMAVYFKGMTTQEISDLTMKMVETGEQFDLSAIKGIKVDKHSTGGVGDKVTIVLAPLVASFGVPVAKMSGRGLGHTGGTIDKLESIKGFQIERTQEEFIKQVQDIGLSVIGQSDQLVLADKLLYALRDVTATVDTIPLIASSVMSKKIAAGADAILLDVTVGEGAFMKTIEEARELARTMVDLGNAVGRKTIAVLTDMSQPLGTSIGNRLEILEALDILQGKGREDVTHFICELAQIMLELGGVTASLEEIKQHLTAGKALKKFEEMVLAQGGDLEDLYRPAQVKEQVPVYAEADGYIAALPAMEHGLFAMRLGAGRAVKSDVLDYESGIVFAKKVGDPVQKGDLVATIYTNLEICQKNIAEFQKNVKILDKVVSVSEIIEIVS